In Alkalihalobacillus sp. AL-G, the genomic stretch TACGATCGGAAACGTATCTGGGATGATTTGCGATGGGGCGAAAGCCGGGTGCGCGATGAAGGTTTCAACGTGTACCAGTGCCGCCGTCCAATCAGCAATAATGGCTTTGAACAACAAGGAAATACAGTCGACTGATGGTTTTATCCATGACGATGTTGAAAAAAGTATTGAGAACTTTTGCAGGCTTGGAAACGAAGGTACAAATGAAACAGATAAGCTTGTGTTAAAAATGATGCTAGAAAAATAAGAGGAGACGGATATCATCCGTTTCCTCTCATTTTCTATGTCCATTTGTCAAAGGCTTTCATTTCAAGCTTTTCAAGCTGTTGTAAAAGTTGATCGGCTTGATCCTCGATAATCGTTTGTTCGAGGTGTTCTTTTTGCACAAAACCTTCCGAATGCATATGAGTCAGCAATTCGTAAAGAGGATCGTAATAATGTTCGATATTGAACAGCCCAAGTGGCTTCGTATGATAGCCTAACTGGTTCCATGTCATTACTTCAAACATTTCTTCCATCGTTCCGATTCCGCCTGGCAGTGCAATGAACGCATCCGCTAATTCATACATTTTCGCCTTCCGTTCATGCATTGTATCAACGACAATCAAATCGGTCAGCTCCAAATGCTGAACACGATCATTGATCTTATGAGGGATGATTCCCGTCGCTTTGCCGTTATTTGTCATGACTGCATGTGCGAGTACGCCCATCAGTCCTGAATTTCCGCCACCATAGACGAGTTCAATATCATTTTTCGCAAGCAATGCACCGAGTTGTTTTACATTCTTTTTATATGATTCACTTGAACCAAAGCTTGACCCGCAAAAAACACAAATTCGCTTGAATACGTTCAAAAAAATCCCTCCTTTTTCAAATTCAGCCGACTTTTCGGATCACTTCTTTATGTGGTTTACTCTCGAAGTCTTTTAAATGGATTGAGATTTCAAACGTGCCATCTTCAAAGAATAGGGGAAGACGGCGTTTGAACCAGGATTGCATCGGCAGTTCGTATGCTTCATCTAAGGTGACCCACCGCAATTCTCCTTCTGGAGGCCTTTCAAGTAGCGTGCCATCAAATTTTGTCGTTAAATAATTAAAGACCATATAGCGATAATTTTCGTCTTGCAATATGTACTCGTCCACGCCTTTATAGCACAAATCCTTTGGTTCGACCTCAAGTCCCGTTTCTTCATAAACCTCACGGGCAGCCCCTTCAGCAAAGCTTTCACCGAGTTCGATTTTTCCGCCAGGTCCAAGATATCCTGGGAATCCATTTTCTTTCGGCCGGTTTAAAAGTAGGATACGTTCATTTTCGGTGTCATAAACAATAACCATTGATAAAATTGATGCATGTATCTTTTTCAAATGATATTCCTCCTCTATTTCTACTGACCATTCTACATGATTATTCGTCTCGATTCGCTATTTTTAAAGTTAAGAATTCGTATCAGTCTTGAAAACTTATCAAAAGCCTTGTTGTTTTGATATAGTTAAGAAGAATAAATTCAAATGGAGGAATCAGAGTATGCCATTATTAAATGAGATTCTAAACTATAATCATTCATTTGTAGAAGAAAAAAGTTATGAAGCCTATCAAACCACAAAATTTCCGGATAAGCGGATGGTTGTTGTTTCATGTATGGACACCCGGCTTGTTGAATTATTACCGAGAGCGATGAACCTCCGAAATGGTGACTTTAAATTGATAAAAAATGCTGGGGCAGTCATTTCTCATCCTTTTGGAAGTGTGATGAGAAGTATTTTGGTCGCTGTCTATGAACTTCAGGCAGATGAGGTTTTCGTAATCGGTCATCATCAATGTGGAATGAGCAGTGTTGATCCGACGAAACTAATCGAGAAATTTAAAGAAAGAGGCATTCCTGAAAATACGATTGATACACTGAAATACTCAGGTATTCAGATTGAAAAATGGTTGGAAGGCTTTGATAGTGTCGAGGAAAGTGTGGATAACAGCGTTGAAGTCGTCCGTCAACATCCATTGATGCCAGCTGATGTTCCAGTTCATGGACTTGTTATTTCTCCTGAAACAGGGAAACTCGATCTCGTTAAGGACGGTTATAATGCAGAGTGACGATGCGCAAAGAAAGGGGAATTCCTTTTTCATACGTACAGAAGCCCATTTTACACTTAATTTCCTAGTATATATTCACAACATATTTTTGAATCAACGTTCTTCAGAGGCGGATCGTT encodes the following:
- a CDS encoding TIGR00730 family Rossman fold protein, yielding MNVFKRICVFCGSSFGSSESYKKNVKQLGALLAKNDIELVYGGGNSGLMGVLAHAVMTNNGKATGIIPHKINDRVQHLELTDLIVVDTMHERKAKMYELADAFIALPGGIGTMEEMFEVMTWNQLGYHTKPLGLFNIEHYYDPLYELLTHMHSEGFVQKEHLEQTIIEDQADQLLQQLEKLEMKAFDKWT
- a CDS encoding 8-oxo-dGTP diphosphatase — encoded protein: MVIVYDTENERILLLNRPKENGFPGYLGPGGKIELGESFAEGAAREVYEETGLEVEPKDLCYKGVDEYILQDENYRYMVFNYLTTKFDGTLLERPPEGELRWVTLDEAYELPMQSWFKRRLPLFFEDGTFEISIHLKDFESKPHKEVIRKVG
- a CDS encoding carbonic anhydrase, with the translated sequence MPLLNEILNYNHSFVEEKSYEAYQTTKFPDKRMVVVSCMDTRLVELLPRAMNLRNGDFKLIKNAGAVISHPFGSVMRSILVAVYELQADEVFVIGHHQCGMSSVDPTKLIEKFKERGIPENTIDTLKYSGIQIEKWLEGFDSVEESVDNSVEVVRQHPLMPADVPVHGLVISPETGKLDLVKDGYNAE